The Mesorhizobium sp. B2-1-8 genomic interval CGTCAGTTCGGAAAGGGTAAGACCTTGGAACCGGGCGCCGTAGCCGACGAGCACGGTGCCGAACACTGCCTGCATGGACAGGAACTGAGCCAGCATGCGGAAGTTCGAGCGCCGCTTGGCTTGCGGCACGACGGATTCAGTGTAGTCGGCAATGTCCGTCTCGGTGACGGACAGGATGGTCTCGACGCCGTCAGCAACTGCTGGCTCAGCGTCGTTCGGCAACGATTGCCGTGGCGATGTCGGAGTTTGCAAGGTCATCTAAATATCCCCTTTGCGAGGTTGTTCCCCTGGTCGACACGCTGCTCGCGCCTTGCCTTAACGGCAGCATCAACGAGACCGATGCGATGTCGCCATGCTTGACCTTGGAACGCCCGTTCTTCGGCAACAACGCCCAAAGAACGAACGTGATGCATTAATCAGATCAATGCATCTTCACGCCAGCCGTGTCTGGTCGACCATCTCGGCGAGAAACAGCTCTCGCGCCGTGTGGGATGGGCTTTGCGGATCGGTGACCACGAACATGTTGTTGCGCGGCACGTCGGCACCCGTAAGCAGCGGCCATAGCCGCCCGGCATCGACATCGGGCTGGGCGTAGCCCTCCGGAAGGAAGCAGAGGCCGATGCCGAGCACCGCGAGCCGCTTGGCCTCCTCCAGATGGTCCGACATGCCGGCGATGTTGCGGCCAAGGCCGTGCTCCAACCGGAACTGGGTGAGTTCGTCACCCTCGTCAGCGCCGGTGAGCACGAAGGTTTCGTTCGCCAGATCGGCCGGATCGGCAACGCGCTTGCCGAAGAGCCGGTGCGGGCGACCGCAATAGGGCCGGTGAACCTCGGTGAACAGATGCAGATAGGCAAGCTCGGCGCGTTTGACCCGCGACGGCGAAATGCCGACATCGATCCTGTGCTGGATCAGTGAATTGACCACCTCGGTCCAAGCTGCAACCTCGACGATGAGTTCGACGGCGGGATATTTGGCATGGAACGCAGCGATCGCTTCGTCGAGCGGCGGGGCAACGAGATTACTGACCAGCATGACCCGCAGGTGACCGCGAATTTCGGCCTTGATGTCGGACAACCGGGCGGGGATTTCGCGGATCGCGCCGGTAAATTCCCGACAGCTCTCGGACAGAATGCGCCCCTCCTCGGTCAGCTCGAAGCCGCCCGGGCCGCGATGGCATAGCTTCACACCCAGCCGCTCCTCCAGCCGCCGCAGAGCGAGGCTCAACGCCGGCTGCTTGCGGTTGAGCTCCTGCGCCGCTTTGGTGACGCTGTGGGCAATAGCTATCTCATGGAAGAATTTGAGCAGGTTCCAGTCAAGATTTCTGGCAAACTGCAGGTCCCGCACCGTCGCATCCGCTTGCTTGCGCCCCAATGGCTTGCCCCTTGATGTTTAGCTGTCGCGCCTTCAGCCAACCTTTTTCACGCCGACGTCCTTTGCAAGCACACCCGAAAGGGCGGACTAGAACCTACGCCAGTTTAAGGGTTGAAATGGAAGGCGGCAACGCATCGAAGTTGCGGCGCGTCACGGGCGATCGGGAGACTCGACGGACTGGTGCGAGGTAGTCGGCCCACGGTCGTCCAACCAGTCCAACTCGGCCAAGGGAGGTTAGTTAGTTCGGAAGAGAGGGCTCACATCACGAATTGGAAATCTTTGTGCCGATTTTGACCCACTGTCTGCAGCGGGTCAGTCCAGACACCGGCCGACCTAAATGTCTGCTTTGGCAGGCCCAGTTCTTGAAAGCTGCCTAGCCGACTTCGTGAAGAGTTTCGGGCGCCGGCAGCGTACGAAAGTCCCCGAGGAAGGAACCCGCGGGCCACAGGTCGATGACTATGGAGATTTCGATCTGTAGCTGGTGTCGGCGATGGCGCGACTGCCGCCAGGAAGTGCCGAGATGGATGCGGACAGGCCGCTTCGTTGCGCTTTCGCGCGATGTTGCCGGCTCGGCGCAGGTCCGGACGCGCGCCTTTCGGCGACGGTAGTCACCATGGACACGCGTGGATCCGTAGCCGGCGGCTGAGCGCCTGCAGCTGAAGGCTCGACCATGCCATGCCGGGTCATAGAGCGGTGTCCCGGTTCGTCGCCGTCGCATCTGGCGGTCCACGTGGCTGCTTCCATCGTTCGAACACCTCGATGACGATCATGCGCCCGCCACAGCAGGGGCATGCCGGGCGGAAGTCGCCCGGTTCATCCGGGGTGTCGTCGTCGGATGGCCCAGCGACGTCCAGGAGCTCGCGGGCTCGCGCGAGACTGTCTTTGCGGGCGGAGCCGGCGAGCAGGCCGTAATGCCGGATACGGTGGAAGCCGCGCGGCAGGACATGGAGCAGGAAGCGGCGGATGAACTCGTCGACCGCGAGCGTCATTACCTGTTGACGGTCGGCGCCGTCGCGTCGGTAATCCTTGTAGCGGAAGGTGACGCCGCTCTCGTCGAAGGCGATCAGGCGGCTGTTGGAGATCGCAACCCGGTGGGTGTAGCGCGATAGGTAGGCGAGCACCGCCTCCGGGCCGGCGAAGGGCGCCTTGGCGTAGACCACCCAGCGCTTCTTCCTGACGGGAGCAAGATGGCGCAGGAAGGCTTGGCGGTCGGTTAGGTGCGCCATCGATCCGAAGAAGCTGAGCCGGCCGGCGTCGTGCAGAGTGACCAGGCGGGTGAGGAATAGGCGGCGGAACAGCTTGCCGAGTACCCTCACCGGAAGCAGGAAGGCCGGCCGTGACGATACCCAGCGACTGCCGTCCGGCGCGATGCCGCCGCCGGGCACGATCATGTGGACATGCGGATGGTGAGTCAGCGCGGAGCCCCAGGTGTGGAGGACGGCGGTGATGCCGATCCTGGCTCCGAGGTGCTTCGGATCGGCCGCAATGGTCAGCATCGTTTCCGATGCCGCCTTGAACAGCAGGTCATAGATTGTCGCCTTGTTGTGGAAGGCGATATCGGTGATCTCGGCCGGCAGCGCGAACACGACATGGAAGTAGCCGACCGGCAGCAGGTCGGCCTGGCGCTCGGCCAACCATGTCCGCGCCGCTGCGCCTTGGCACTTCGGACAGTGCCGGTTGCGGCAGGAGTTGTAGGCGATCCGCCATTGGCCGCAGTCCTCGCAGGCCTCGACGTGACCGCCGAGGGCTGCGGTGCGGCAATGCTCAATCGCCGACATCACCTTGAGTTGGGCGAGGCTCAGATGACCTGCATGGGCGGCCCGGTAGGGTGGCCCAGCAGCACGGAAGATGTCGGCGACCTCGATCGAGGTGCGCACGGCTCAGCCGTCGGGCGAGGTCTCTCCCGGCTTGAACAGCCCGAGCTTGTCGAGCGGGCTCGTTACCGTTCTCACCGTCCGGGTCGCGACCTTGGCGTAGAGGGCGGTGTTGTTGAGCTTGGCGTGCCCGAGCAGAACTTGAATGATACGGATGTCGGTGCCGTCCTCCAGAAGATGGGTGGCGAAGCTGTGGCGCAGCGTGTGCGGCCCGACCCGCTTGGCGATGTCGGCGGCATGTGCCGCCTCGACGACGATGCGATAGAGCTGCCGCGTGCTGATCGGCTTCATCGCGTGCTGCCCCGGGAACAGCCAGCCGTCGCGGTGCATCACGCCCTGCTGCCGCCCGACCTTCCACCACTCACGCAGAAGCATGAGCAGATCGTCCGAGAGCATGGCGTTACGATACCGCCCGCCCTTGCCGCGCTCGACGCGCAGCAGCATGCGTTCGCTGTCGACATCGGCGACCTTGAGCATCGACACCTCCGCGACACGCAGGCCGGCGCCATAGGCGACCGAGAGCGCCGCCTGGTGCTTGAGGCAGGTGGTGGCGTTGAGCAACCGGGCAACCTCGTCGCGGCTCAGCACCACGGGCAGGTTACGCGGATGCGCCAGCCGGACGAGCCTGCGCGCCAAGTCGGGGCGGTCGAGCGTTTGGGTGAAGAAGAAGCGCAGCGCCGACACGATGCTGTTCATCGTCGGCACGGGAACGCCATCCTCCTGCTGCTCGATCTGGAACCGGCGCAGGTCGTCGGCGGTCGCCGTGTCCGGTGAACGCCCAAGGAATGTCGCCAGGCGTCCAATGTCGCGGAGATAGTTGCGCTGCGTCTCTCGTGAGAAACGCCGCATGTTCATGTCGTCGATCAGCCGCTGGCGCAGCGGGCTGATCGGTGCATCGAGAACGGGATGGTGCATGGTCAGGCTCCTTGTTGAAGAAGCCCGTCATGCTCTGCCGCTGCCGGGCGACGCTCAATGCGAGCGCGACGCCCGGCCCGTAACCGCTACCTCAACCGTAGGCGCCCTCCCGCGCAGCGGGTTCGTTCTGCGGCCCCATCCCAGCCATTGGTAATGCTCACCGGAGCCGCGGAACGGAGCTAGCGCTATTGACCTCGAAAACGGACCATGTTCGCCTTTTGTGCTCCGATTGGCGTGCTGAGAGACGGGCGGATTTGGTCATGGCAGGTCCTCGATCGTTGCTGGATGCTTGAAGCACTCCGGGCGTCAACTGCCGGCCCACGGCCTTCCCGCAGAAGAATGGCGCGGGGCGCACACTCTGTCGATGACAGATTCGCCGCCTGAGCAGAACCTCCGAAGAGTTGTCCTCAGCGCGAGGAACGAACCAAACTTCCATGCATTTAGCAGGGGCTGCGTTCGTACACTCTTTCTTCTGGGAGCTGGACCATTGTCATCCGGAGGCTACCTCTTGGCCGATCAGGTAACCAATGAAGTTTCCATCGTTGAGCTGATCCCCGCCCTGCGGGCTTTCGCGCGAACCTTCTGTCGCGTCCCCGACGATGCCGACGATCTGGTGCAGGAGACGCTGACCAAGGGGCTCGCCAATATCGACAAGTTCGAACCCGGCACACGCATGAAATCGTGGCTCTTCACCATCATGCGCAACACTTACTATACCCGGATCAAGATTGCTGCCCGGGAAGCGCCAGGCCTGCTCGACTGCGCGTCGTCCAGGCCGATTTCGGAAGCCACCCAGGAATGGAGCGTCCAGAGCAAGGAAGTGCACGGCGCCATTCAAAAGCTACCCGAGCACCAACGCGAGGTCCTGATGCTGATCGGCGTTCTGGGAGTGAGCTATGAGGAAACGGCCGAGATATGTGGCTGCGCGGTGGGGACGGTCAAAAGTCGGCTGAACCGTGCCCGCGCCAACGTTCTTGAATTGCTTGGGGAGAGTTCGCTGCAGACATTGATGGAGAGACGAAACCATCTGTCGGACGGTCAGCTCGATATGACGGTGACGGCCGCAGATAGTCAGTTCTTCACGTGACGTTTACGTCTCTCGACCAGCGCGTTTTGCAACTCCATCGCCAGTTTGGTCAGCCGGTCCGGTATCCTTTCCTGCTCAATCGCAGATAGGAGAGAAGTGATCTCCCGATCCATAGCCAGACCGAATTCTGGGTCCACCGTATCATCCCTCGAACGAGACATCATATTCTCTGGACAATAGATGGCGATTCTTAATCCTAGGTGGCGATCAGCGAGTTCACCGATGCGGGTGCGGATCTGCCGGGGCGGTCGTTGAAACCGTCGACCGGCTGATGCCTGAAGCGCGCGAAATAGTGAGAAATCAGGTTTCTCGGCATGGTCCACGAATACAGGATCGAGAACCCTCCAAGCCCGGCCGAGCAGGATTGAACTAGCCGTTCTGGTCTATCGCGTGGGGCGCGGGTTGGCGCCCGTTTTGCGCTTTGTGGCCGCTGAACCACAACCAGGCGGCGATGATCACGACCGCCATGATCGCTATCCAGGCTATGAGACGAGGCATTGCGGAATCCTCCGTGCCAGCAGTCCATCCATCGATGCGGTGATCAGGACGGGTTGAGGTCGGCTCGCCGCCACCTCGTATTCCAAATCCCACAAGCGAGCCTTTGTTCCGCTTGAGTTGGTTTGTGTCGTGGCCGGCGGTTCCCTGTCACGGTGCATATCTTGCGATCGGCACCCGTGCGATCGGCGTTGATTTGACGGGCACGCGGGGCACACTAGATCAATTCATGCCGATCACGATTTGCTTCGGTTGCGGGGAGACTATTTTTGTGCCGCACCAAATGCCGGCTTTGACCTTCAGTGCCCGTCATCTCAGGCTGGATTATCTGTGCGCCCTGTTGCTTCTGGGCGTTTCGGCGGGATGCTCGTCTTCCGATCGGATCGAGCAGCAATCACAAACTGCGGCCTCCGCCGCACAGACCGTATCGATGGTGCTTGATGCCTGGACAAGCGGTGGGGCGCCGTTCGCATACACCGCCGGCACGCTGCAATCGATCGGCAAGACACTGGCCGATGCCGAGGCGCAAATCCAATCGGCCGAAACGGCCGAACCCGCCGAGCAGGCTGCGTTGGCGGCAGCGGTCAAGGATCTGTCGGTCGCGGTGGCTCACGCCGAGGCGGGATTGCAGGCAGGCAATCGAGCGGGGGTCCAAAAAGCACAACAGGATCTTCAGCTAGCCTCGCGCTCGCTCGCCACCGCCTATGCGAAATATTTGGCCCCGAAGCCATGAAGAAGCTCGTGGAAATATCGCTCGGCGTCGTTACCAGCGTTGGCGGCTTCCTCGAAGTCGGATCGATGGCGACTGCCGCGCAGGCAGGTGCGACTTTCGGGTTCCAACTGATCTGGGCCGTCGTCCTCGGCACCATCTGCATCATCTTTCTGGTAGAAATGGCCGGCAGGTTCGCGGCGGTGAGCCATCACACGATCTGCGACGGCATCCGCGAAAGATTTGGCTTCAATGTCTTTGTGTGGCCGTTGCTTGCCATCTTCTTGCTCAGTCTCATGGTGCTCTCCGCCGAGATCGGCGGCGTTGCCATCGCACTCGAACTTGCCACCGGCATAGGCTTCCAGTGGTGGGCGCTGCCGGTGGTCTTTCTGGCGTGGCTGCTGCTCTGGAAAGGCACGTTCGGCCTCATCGAGAAGGGCGTGTCCATGCTCGGCCTGGTGACGTTGTGCTTCGTCGTCGCGGCCGCAATGCTGAAACCCGATTGGACAGCGGTCGCAACTGGCGCCGCGCCTTCGCTGCCAGCCCACGATGCCGCCAGTTACTGGTTCATGGCGGTCAGCATTCTCGGCGCCTCGATATCGCCCTACCTGTTCATGTTCTATTCCTCCGGGGCCATCGAGGACCAGTGGGACAAGAGCTATCTCGGTGCCAATCGGGCCATAGCGGGACTGGGGATGTCTTTCGGCGGCACCATTTCGGTCGGCGTGCTGATCGTGGCCGCCCTCGTGCTGGCGACGCACGGCATCGACCAGGTGGACGATTATCACCAATTGCCGTTGATGCTGATCCCGGTATTCGGCTTCTGGGGTTTCGTCCTGTTCGTAGTCTCTCTCGCCATTGCCTGCTTCGGCGCTACACTCGAAGTCGGGCTGCAGCAGGCCTACATCGTGGCTCAAGGTTTCGGCTGGACGTGGGGCGAGGACCGCAAGCCGCGCGACAGCCCAGGGTTCAGCGCGGTGTACACGGTATCGTTGTTTCTTGCCGCTATCCCCATCATGCTTGGTCTCGATCCGCTGAGGCTCACCATCTTTTCCATGGCGCTGACGGCGGCCAGCTTGCCGATGACCGTGGTTCCATTCCTGTTTCTGCTGAACGACAAACGCTATGTCGGCGAGCATCGCAACGGTATTTTCTCCAATGCCGCGGTCATCTTCATTATCGCGCTCGGCTTTGTGCTGGCTGTGGTGACGATTCCGCTGCAGATATTCGGAGGCACATGATGAAATTGCTGCGTGATCTCCTGGACAAGCAGGTGGTTGACCGCGAACAGGTCAAGATAGGCAAGATCGATGGGCTGGTGGCCGAGTTGCGGCAGGGCAAGCCGCCAAGGATCATTGCGATCGAGCTCGGCTCCATCACTTTGGCGCGCCGCCTCGGCGCAGGACCCGGGCGGTGGATGGCGCAACTCGCGGCAAAGCTGGGCGGCAAGCGCCATGGCGAGCCGCATCGGATCGCCTGGCATAAGGTGAAGGATATCGGCATCGACATCGAGTTCGATGTGGATGTGCGTCAGACGTCGATCTTCGCCTGGCAGGACTGGCTGCGCGATCATGTCATCGGACGCATCCCGGGAGCTTGATGATGACCAACGTCAATCTCGAACATCTAGCTGGGCGACGCGTTCTACCGCAACGAGGCAAGAGCATCGGCTATATCGAGGAAATCTGCGCCGAACGGGATGACGACGATTTCGTCGTTACCGAATTCCACGTCGGCATCTACGCTGCTTTCGGGCGTCTTTCGGCGTCGGCCATAGGCGTGGCGGTGCTCGATCTGTTTCGGCTGCGCCGCCGGGACGGTCTGTACCGCATCCCTTGGGACAAGCTCGACATATCCGACCCGGCGCGCCCGCGGCTGCTGTGCCCGATGACCGAACTCTCTGGCATGAAGAGCGCACCCGATCTTCGCGAATAAGTCATCGCCTCGCATCGTCGTGAACTTTCAGCGCAGCATGCTCGCGGCCAGAAAAACCGCGGCTGCCATCAAAACGACAGCTGCTATGACCAGGAGCGGCCCGTCACCGCGAGGCCGCAGTTCCGGTTCGCTTTCGATCGGCCGCATCGCATTGGCGAAGCTGGCGTCGTTCTCGAATTTTGGCCGGGAACGTGGCGGCTCTGCTTCAGCGACCGGATTTTGTGTGT includes:
- a CDS encoding IS91 family transposase; amino-acid sequence: MRTSIEVADIFRAAGPPYRAAHAGHLSLAQLKVMSAIEHCRTAALGGHVEACEDCGQWRIAYNSCRNRHCPKCQGAAARTWLAERQADLLPVGYFHVVFALPAEITDIAFHNKATIYDLLFKAASETMLTIAADPKHLGARIGITAVLHTWGSALTHHPHVHMIVPGGGIAPDGSRWVSSRPAFLLPVRVLGKLFRRLFLTRLVTLHDAGRLSFFGSMAHLTDRQAFLRHLAPVRKKRWVVYAKAPFAGPEAVLAYLSRYTHRVAISNSRLIAFDESGVTFRYKDYRRDGADRQQVMTLAVDEFIRRFLLHVLPRGFHRIRHYGLLAGSARKDSLARARELLDVAGPSDDDTPDEPGDFRPACPCCGGRMIVIEVFERWKQPRGPPDATATNRDTAL
- a CDS encoding LysR family transcriptional regulator; amino-acid sequence: MGRKQADATVRDLQFARNLDWNLLKFFHEIAIAHSVTKAAQELNRKQPALSLALRRLEERLGVKLCHRGPGGFELTEEGRILSESCREFTGAIREIPARLSDIKAEIRGHLRVMLVSNLVAPPLDEAIAAFHAKYPAVELIVEVAAWTEVVNSLIQHRIDVGISPSRVKRAELAYLHLFTEVHRPYCGRPHRLFGKRVADPADLANETFVLTGADEGDELTQFRLEHGLGRNIAGMSDHLEEAKRLAVLGIGLCFLPEGYAQPDVDAGRLWPLLTGADVPRNNMFVVTDPQSPSHTARELFLAEMVDQTRLA
- a CDS encoding NRAMP family divalent metal transporter codes for the protein MKKLVEISLGVVTSVGGFLEVGSMATAAQAGATFGFQLIWAVVLGTICIIFLVEMAGRFAAVSHHTICDGIRERFGFNVFVWPLLAIFLLSLMVLSAEIGGVAIALELATGIGFQWWALPVVFLAWLLLWKGTFGLIEKGVSMLGLVTLCFVVAAAMLKPDWTAVATGAAPSLPAHDAASYWFMAVSILGASISPYLFMFYSSGAIEDQWDKSYLGANRAIAGLGMSFGGTISVGVLIVAALVLATHGIDQVDDYHQLPLMLIPVFGFWGFVLFVVSLAIACFGATLEVGLQQAYIVAQGFGWTWGEDRKPRDSPGFSAVYTVSLFLAAIPIMLGLDPLRLTIFSMALTAASLPMTVVPFLFLLNDKRYVGEHRNGIFSNAAVIFIIALGFVLAVVTIPLQIFGGT
- a CDS encoding sigma-70 family RNA polymerase sigma factor; its protein translation is MADQVTNEVSIVELIPALRAFARTFCRVPDDADDLVQETLTKGLANIDKFEPGTRMKSWLFTIMRNTYYTRIKIAAREAPGLLDCASSRPISEATQEWSVQSKEVHGAIQKLPEHQREVLMLIGVLGVSYEETAEICGCAVGTVKSRLNRARANVLELLGESSLQTLMERRNHLSDGQLDMTVTAADSQFFT
- a CDS encoding site-specific integrase, with product MHHPVLDAPISPLRQRLIDDMNMRRFSRETQRNYLRDIGRLATFLGRSPDTATADDLRRFQIEQQEDGVPVPTMNSIVSALRFFFTQTLDRPDLARRLVRLAHPRNLPVVLSRDEVARLLNATTCLKHQAALSVAYGAGLRVAEVSMLKVADVDSERMLLRVERGKGGRYRNAMLSDDLLMLLREWWKVGRQQGVMHRDGWLFPGQHAMKPISTRQLYRIVVEAAHAADIAKRVGPHTLRHSFATHLLEDGTDIRIIQVLLGHAKLNNTALYAKVATRTVRTVTSPLDKLGLFKPGETSPDG